A genomic window from Salvia hispanica cultivar TCC Black 2014 chromosome 5, UniMelb_Shisp_WGS_1.0, whole genome shotgun sequence includes:
- the LOC125186451 gene encoding RNA helicase aquarius — MTKVYGTGVYDFRRHRVAEYPVDGEAPPVPEKPTESRPLSNVPSSITLSEIQRDRLTRIAAENWMKTADSAPTKPFSPDLVKEIYSTELTVKGGRKPVPLQRVMILEVSQYLENYLLPNFNPETASFEHVMSMILMVNEKFRENVAAWICFYDRKDMFKSFLERVLRLKEGRSLTVSEKTNYLLFMINAFQSLEDEVVSERIMRLASLECWHSLSYGRFQMELCLNENLIKKWRRIAKRARDGTKQGGNFDPTTMLEANFLRNLIEEFLEVLDSEVFSSISNEENDPVAHGSEYVNDACVLYCERFMEFLIDLLSQLPTRRLVRPLVADVAVVAKCHLSSLYSHEKGKLFGQLVDLLQFYEGFEINDHQGRQMTDDEVLQAHYKRLQAFQLLAFKKVPKIRELALANIGAINKRADLAKKLSVLSAEELRDLVCAKLKLVSKDDPWSERVDFLIEVMVSFFEKQQSQKEAINALPLYPNEQIMWDESLVPSINYSGEGCLALPKLNLQFLTLHDYLLRNFNLFRLESTYEIREDIQEAVPHLLSYTNNEGETAFRGWSRMGVPIKEFRIRDVKQPKIGEVKPSAVTAEVTFSVSSYKAQIRSEWNSLKEHDVLFLLSIRHSFEPLSAEEAEKATVPQKLGLQYVRGCEIIEMRDEEGTLMNDFTGRIKHDEWKPPKGELRTVTVALDTAQYHMDVCDIAEKGADDVYSTFNILMRRKPKENNFKAILESIRDLMNETCIVPDWLHDIFLGYGDPSAAQWINRPDLLEKADFKDTFLDAAHVKDSFPNYQVHFAHSDGTDNSDPCPPFRIKFPKNPDGAVHFQPGNAASTTSSNNSNAMEDDHSDKLELVVESYVPPDPGPYPQDQPKQNSVRFTPTQVGAIISGIQPGLTMVVGPPGTGKTDTAVQILNVLYHNCPSQRTLIITHSNQALNDLFEKIMERDVPARYLLRLGQGEQELATDLDFSRQGRVNAMLVRRLELLSEVERLARSLQLPEDVAYTCETAGFFWLLHVYSRWELFLAACADNKDKPTFIQDRFPFKEFFIDTPNPIFSGQSFEKDMRAAKGCFRHLKTMFQELEECRAFELLKSTVDRSNYLMTKQAKIVAMTCTHAALKRKDFLNLGFKYDNLLMEESAQILEIETFIPMLLQRQEDGYARLKRCILIGDHHQLPPVVKNMAFQKYSHMDQSLFTRFVRLGIPYIELNAQGRARPSLAQLYNWRYKDLGDLPYVRENHIFRRANAGFSFDYQLVDVPDYHGRGESAPSPWFYQNEGEAEYVVSVYIYMRLLGYPANKISILTTYNGQKLLIRDVISRRCVPYDFIGPPHKVTTVDKFQGQQNDFVLLSLVRTRFVGHLRDVRRLIVAMSRARLGLYVFCRRTLFEQCYELQPTFQLLLQRPDHLGLNLQEFTAFTDRDVDDTGSVQLISGPDEMADLVNYRMHEVYQSRVVSYHLNESWSEHDNSVENGTANPNTSTGTDDVEMQASANGDDVEMQATVNVDVMDMPPDGKPNDST; from the exons ATGACGAAAGTATACGGCACCGGTGTCTACGATTTCCGGCGACACCGGGTGGCTGAATACCCGGTTGACGGGGAGGCGCCCCCTGTGCCGGAAAAGCCAACTGAATCCAGACCACTATCCAATGTGCCCAGCTCTATTACCCTAAGCGAGATTCAGAGAGACCGTCTCACCAGAATTGCAGCCGAAAATTGGATGAAAACCGCAGATTCCGCCCCAACAAAGCCCTTCAGCCCGGACCTTGTCAAAGAAATTTACTCCACGGAGTTGACCGTTAAAG GGGGGAGAAAGCCAGTGCCGCTGCAGAGGGTAATGATACTGGAAGTGAGCCAGTACTTAGAGAATTACCTATTGCCAAACTTCAATCCAGAGACTGCTTCATTTGAGCATGTGATGTCAATGATACTCATGGTCAATGAGAAG TTCCGGGAGAACGTCGCTGCATGGATATGCTTTTATGACAGGAAGGATATGTTTAAATCATTTCTTGAGAGGGTACTCCGTCTTAAGGAG GGAAGAAGCCTGACTGTTTCAGAAAAGACGAATTATCTACTCTTCATGATCAATGCCTTTCAG AGCTTGGAGGATGAAGTAGTGAGTGAAAGGATTATGCGATTAGCGAGCCTGGAGTGCTGGCATAGCCTATCGTATGGACGTTTTCAG ATGGAACTTTGCCTTAATGAAAATCTGATAAAAAAGTGGAGAAGAATTGCAAAACGAGCAAGGGATGGAACTAAACAAGGGGGGAATTTTGATCCCACAACCATGTTGGAAGCGAACTTTTTGAGAAATCTCATTGAGGAATTTTTGGAG GTGCTTGATTCTGAGGTTTTCTCTTCCATTTCCAATGAGGAAAATGATCCTGTTGCTCATGGTTCTGAGTATGTGAATGATGCCTGTGTCCTCTATTGTGAAAGGTTTATGGAATTCCTTATTGACCTCTTGAGCCAACTGCCTACCAGGAG ATTAGTGCGACCTCTTGTTGCTGATGTTGCAGTAGTTGCCAAATGTCATTTAAGTTCTCTGTATAGCCATGAGAAAGGGAAGCTTTTTGGACAGTTGGTTGACTTGCTCCAGTTCTATGAAGGTTTTGAGATTAACGATCATCAGGGTAGACAAATGACTGACGATGAGGTGCTTCAAGCTCATTATAAGCGCCTTCAGGCTTTTCAGCTGCTTGCGTTTAAAAAAGTTCCGAAG ATACGAGAACTTGCATTGGCTAACATTGGTGCAATCAACAAGCGTGCTGACCTTGCCAAAAAGCTTTCAGTACTTTCTGCTGAGGAGTTAAGGGATTTAGTATGTGCTAAG CTCAAACTGGTATCAAAGGATGATCCTTGGTCAGAAAGAGTTGACTTCCTTATAGAAGTTATGGTTTCATTTTTTGAGAAACAACAGTCACAGAAAGAAGCGATCAATGCTCTTCCACTATACCCCAATGAGCAAATAATGTGGGATGAAAGCCTTGTACCAAGTATCAACTACTCTGGTGAAGGGTGTCTGGCACTTCCAAAGCTAAATTTACAGTTTTTAACACTTCATGATTACCTTCTTAGAAATTTCAACCTCTTCCGCCTTGAATCAACTTATGAAATCAGAGAGGATATTCAAGAAGCTGTGCCACATCTTCTCTCATATACCAATAATGAAGGAGAAACTGCTTTCCGTGGTTGGTCAAGAATGGGAGTGCCGATTAAAGAATTCAGGATAAGAGATGTCAAGCAACCAAAAATTGGGGAAGTGAAGCCTTCTGCAGTGACAGCTGAAGTTACTTTTAGCGTTTCGAGCTATAAAGCACAAATAAGATCTGAATGGAATTCTCTTAAGGAGCATGATGTCCTTTTTTTACTCTCTATTCGGCATTCGTTTGAGCCTCTGAGTGCCGAAGAAGCAGAAAAGGCAACTGTTCCACAGAAACTTGGTCTTCAGTATGTGCGCGGGTGTGAGATCATTGAAATGCGTGATGAGGAGGGAACTCTCATGAATGATTTCACCGGGAGGATCAAGCATGATGAATGGAAGCCTCCCAAAGGAGAACTGAGAACTGTGACTGTTGCACTAGATACTGCACAGTATCATATGGATGTTTGTGACATAGCAGAGAAGGGTGCAGATGATGTATATAGCACATTTAACATATTGATGAGGCGGAAACCTAAGGAGAACAACTTTAAAGCAATTTTGGAATCCATAAGGGATCTGATGAATGAAACATGTATTGTTCCCGATTGGTTACATGACATATTTTTGGGTTATGGTGATCCTTCTGCTGCCCAATGGATCAATAGGCCAGATCTCCTTGAAAAGGCTGATTTCAAAGATACGTTCCTTGATGCTGCTCATGTCAAAGATAGCTTTCCGAACTATCAG GTTCACTTTGCACATTCAGATGGCACGGACAATTCTGATCCATGTCCTCCATTTCGTATTAAGTTCCCCAAGAATCCTGACGGCGCAGTACATTTTCAACCTGGAAATGCTGCATCTACAACATCCTCAAACAATTCCAATGCTATGGAAGATGATCATTCTGATAAACTGGAACTTGTAGTTGAGTCTTATGTTCCTCCTGATCCAGGACCATATCCCCAAGATCAACCAAAGCAGAACTCTGTCAGATTTACTCCTACCCAG GTTGGAGCTATCATTTCAGGCATTCAGCCTGGTTTAACTATGGTGGTTGGTCCACCTGGTACTGGAAAGACAGATACAGCTGTGCAGATTTTGAATGTTCTATACCACAATTGTCCTTCTCAGAGAACTTTGATAATTACTCATTCAAACCAGGCTTTAAATGATCTTTTTGAAAAGATAATGGAG AGAGATGTCCCAGCCCGATATCTACTTCGACTTGGTCAAGGTGAGCAAGAATTGGCTACTGACCTTGATTTCAGCCGCCAAGGCCGTGTGAATGCCATGCTCGTTCGGCGGTTGGAACTCCTTAGTGAAGTGGAGCGCCTGGCGAGGTCTCTGCAACTGCCTGAAGATGTAGCTTATACTTGTGAAACAGCTGGTTTTTTCTGGTTGCTTCATGTGTATTCGCGCTGGGAACTCTTTTTGGCTGCTTGTGCTGACAATAAGGATAAGCCAACGTTTATTCAAGACCGTTTTCCTTTTAAGGAGTTCTTTATTGACACTCCAAATCCAATTTTCTCGGGCCAGTCTTTTGAGAAAGATATGCGGGCTGCTAAGGGTTGCTTCCGCCACCTGAAAACTATGTTTCAGGAGCTTGAAGAGTGCCGGGCATTTGAGTTACTGAAGTCAACAGTTGATAGATCAAATTATCTTATGACCAAGCAAGCAAAAATAGTAGCCATGACATGCACCCATGCAGCTCTTAAAAGGAAGGATTTTCTGAATTTGGGCTTTAAATATGATAACTTGCTAATGGAAGAAAGTGctcaaattttggaaatagAGACTTTCATCCCAATGTTACTCCAAAGGCAGGAAGATGGTTATGCTCGTCTTAAACGCTGTATATTGATTGGTGACCATCACCAGCTACCTCCTGTTGTGAAAAATATGGCTTTTCAGAAGTACAGCCATATGGATCAAAGTCTTTTCACAAGATTTGTCCGTCTGGGAATTCCCTACATTGAGCTCAACGCCCAGGGAAGAGCTAGACCTAGTTTAGCTCAACTTTACAATTGGAGATATAAAGATCTTGGAGATCTTCCATATGTGAGAGAGAATCATATCTTCCGCAGGGCGAATGCTGGATTCTCCTTTGACTATCAGTTGGTGGACGTTCCTGATTACCATGGGAGAGGTGAGTCTGCTCCTTCTCCCTGGTTCTATCAAAATGAAGGAGAGGCAGAGTATGTTGTTagtgtgtatatatacatgcGTTTGCTTGGGTATCCAGCCAACAAGATATCCATACTGACAACATACAATGGTCAGAAACTTTTAATTCGTGACGTGATCAGCCGTAGATGTGTCCCATACGACTTCATTGGTCCACCCCACAAG GTAACAACTGTTGACAAGTTTCAAGGGCAGCAGAATGATTTTGTCTTACTATCTCTCGTGCGCACTCGTTTTGTGGGTCACCTTCGTGATGTAAGAAGATTGATAGTGGCAATGTCTCGTGCAAGATTGGGACTTTATGTTTTCTGCCGCCGTACTCTTTTCGAGCAGTGCTATGAGCTCCAACCAACATTTCAACTTCTGCTTCAGAGGCCTGACCATCTTGGTCTGAATTTACAAGAGTTTACAGCATTTACAGATCGTGATGTTGATGACACAGGATCTGTCCAACTTATTAGTGGACCGGATGAGATGGCTGACTTGGTGAATTACAGGATGCATGAGGTCTACCAG TCACGGGTTGTGAGCTATCATTTGAATGAGTCTTGGTCTGAACATGATAATTCTGTAGAAAATGGCACTGCAAATCCAAACACCTCTACTGGTACAGACGATGTTGAGATGCAAGCCTCAGCTAATGGTGATGATGTAGAAATGCAGGCCACAGTGAATGTTGATGTCATGGATATGCCACCCGACGGTAAGCCAAATGATTCAACCTGA